The stretch of DNA GTGTTATTTTACAGTTATGGGACTTCCGCTGGCAAAGCTCATGGAATCTCTCCATGCATTTTCCGGCGGGAGATTTGGTTACTTTGGCATCAACACGGAGTCACATACATGATACCTCTCCATGAAGAGCTCAGAGCACTGCGGATGAAAAAGGGCGTTACGCTCGAACACATCTATGATGTCATGAAAATCAGCGTTTCCATACTCAGAAAAATCGAGGACGGAGATTTCTCTGTTGTTCCGCAGCCGTTTTTACGCGCTTTTCTCCGTGAATATGCCCAGGTCATCGGGATCGATCCCGAACGAGTCATCCTCAGATATGAAAACAGGATACAGTCAATCATCGAGCCGAAACCACCCGTTCAGCCGGTGATAGAAGAAACTCCTCCAAAACCGCCCAAAAAGGAATCCAAACGGCGGGAGAAACAATCAGAGATAATTATTCCCGAAAGAAAAGACGAGCCGCCAGTCGAAGAGCAGGGAGAACCTGTGCCGGTAATTTCCGCTGAAAGTCCGGCCACGGAAGAAAAAACCGGGGAGCCCACACTTTTTGATCTTTCTTCCGAAGCCGCCGTGGAAAAAACCGTTC from bacterium encodes:
- a CDS encoding helix-turn-helix domain-containing protein — encoded protein: MIPLHEELRALRMKKGVTLEHIYDVMKISVSILRKIEDGDFSVVPQPFLRAFLREYAQVIGIDPERVILRYENRIQSIIEPKPPVQPVIEETPPKPPKKESKRREKQSEIIIPERKDEPPVEEQGEPVPVISAESPATEEKTGEPTLFDLSSEAAVEKTVPDEKISRTETETPKQAEPEIIENETVPAPRQLRSETHKRLEIEEPSQTNTVYFVVFVVIII